A single Dictyoglomus sp. DNA region contains:
- a CDS encoding TIGR02556 family CRISPR-associated protein produces the protein MLSNIIEIGRMVRTFSKVDFVFNLVEYNEELIFDNKGNRKFLVIIDFDIKEEKIKLSRKEIDHKVLEEYLWVGNKKGSSPQDRLTTDTIRYLIFNSGYGYGSSLINILYNLKKGNLRELLEIIKNKFFIKLPLKRERYCLNLNKIQNRKEILIPESKGIDEKLYIENLEKKWEKEILDIIEEELGLTKKEISLYTITINSRKASEFEEYRNYIEQTLIDENFEENYEGICHICGERKELTYDTARFPAKFYITKLITFSSNFEGKKPKKGFSKNFSLCRDCYKDIILGIKFIQNYLGTSLGNNDLWIIPGLFLNPLGKELKESWIKISRNFVRSTFNLEEFLRFEEEIQKSLEEYKEFEELMDYSKVDLFFYESPPGSAAFKIKEYIKDVHLKRVEKIRKTIRDVENLGKSLFGERENWFLGLENIYFLIPIRRGRVSEYKKLLDLYEAIFLEHKLDKRIIINYFVELAKIYIFEKFPQYNIKKVKNNDLEMSLSILKTNLLLKLFEKINLIEGGENMPELLENLLDEDIQNYILKMGYEEEETALFLLGYLIGEIGYEQVRGGDFNAKKPILNKINFNGISSKNLINLSNEIFEKLDQYRIRGYNEKIFSAMKFLMDKNIKSWKLNDNENVYYILSGYAFNTYKRIKSIKGREEQ, from the coding sequence ATGCTGAGTAATATTATAGAAATTGGAAGAATGGTAAGAACTTTTTCTAAAGTTGATTTTGTATTTAATCTTGTAGAATACAATGAAGAGTTAATTTTTGATAATAAAGGAAATAGAAAATTCTTAGTGATAATAGATTTTGACATTAAGGAAGAGAAAATAAAACTTAGCAGAAAAGAAATAGACCATAAGGTTTTGGAAGAGTATTTATGGGTTGGAAATAAAAAAGGTTCTTCTCCTCAAGATAGACTTACCACAGATACCATAAGGTATTTAATTTTCAATTCTGGTTATGGTTATGGTTCTTCTTTAATAAATATACTCTACAATTTAAAGAAGGGAAATTTGAGAGAACTTTTGGAAATAATAAAAAATAAGTTCTTTATAAAATTACCTTTGAAAAGAGAAAGATATTGTTTGAATTTGAATAAAATACAAAATAGAAAAGAAATATTAATTCCAGAATCTAAGGGAATTGATGAAAAACTATACATTGAAAATCTTGAAAAAAAATGGGAAAAAGAAATCTTAGATATTATTGAAGAGGAATTAGGATTAACAAAAAAAGAAATTTCTTTATATACAATAACTATAAATAGTAGAAAAGCTTCAGAATTTGAAGAATATAGAAATTACATAGAACAAACTCTTATAGATGAAAATTTTGAGGAAAATTATGAGGGAATATGCCATATTTGTGGAGAAAGAAAGGAATTAACCTATGATACTGCAAGATTTCCAGCTAAATTTTATATTACCAAACTTATCACCTTCTCTTCAAATTTTGAAGGGAAAAAACCAAAAAAGGGATTCTCAAAAAATTTTAGTCTATGTAGAGATTGTTATAAAGATATAATATTAGGAATAAAATTTATTCAAAACTACTTAGGAACATCCCTAGGAAATAACGATCTTTGGATTATTCCAGGATTGTTTTTGAATCCTTTGGGCAAAGAGTTGAAAGAAAGTTGGATTAAAATCTCGAGGAATTTTGTCAGATCAACTTTTAATCTAGAGGAATTTTTGAGGTTTGAGGAGGAAATTCAGAAAAGCTTAGAAGAATATAAAGAATTTGAGGAATTAATGGATTATAGCAAAGTTGACTTATTCTTTTATGAAAGTCCACCTGGTAGTGCAGCCTTTAAGATAAAAGAATATATAAAAGATGTACATTTAAAAAGGGTAGAAAAGATCAGAAAAACAATAAGAGATGTAGAGAATTTAGGAAAATCTCTATTTGGGGAAAGAGAAAATTGGTTTTTAGGATTAGAAAATATTTACTTTCTTATTCCAATAAGAAGAGGAAGAGTTTCAGAGTATAAAAAACTTTTAGATCTTTATGAAGCTATCTTTTTGGAACACAAACTTGATAAAAGAATAATTATAAATTATTTTGTAGAACTGGCAAAGATTTATATATTTGAAAAATTTCCTCAATATAACATAAAAAAGGTTAAGAATAACGATTTAGAAATGTCCCTTTCAATCCTAAAAACTAATCTTCTCCTTAAATTATTTGAAAAGATAAATCTTATCGAAGGAGGTGAAAATATGCCTGAATTATTAGAAAATTTATTGGACGAAGACATTCAAAATTACATTTTAAAAATGGGGTATGAAGAAGAAGAAACTGCTTTGTTTCTTTTAGGGTATTTAATTGGTGAAATTGGGTATGAGCAAGTAAGAGGTGGAGATTTCAATGCTAAAAAGCCTATTCTTAACAAGATCAATTTCAATGGGATAAGTTCTAAAAATCTTATTAATTTATCCAATGAGATCTTTGAGAAACTGGATCAGTACAGGATAAGAGGCTATAATGAAAAAATTTTTTCTGCTATGAAATTTCTCATGGATAAAAATATAAAATCTTGGAAATTAAACGATAATGAGAATGTTTACTATATTCTCTCTGGGTACGCTTTCAACACATATAAAAGAATAAAGAGTATAAAAGGAAGGGAGGAACAATAA
- the cas7b gene encoding type I-B CRISPR-associated protein Cas7/Csh2, translating into MGIYLKNSEILFLYDAKLTNPNGDPDDENKPRMDYEKEINLVSDVRLKRYIRDYLESQGYEIFVAKVDGETVDATERLKKLFQKEGKNVNLNKMTKEDINFLLSKLIDVRLFGATMPIKAGEEEKGASSTFTGPIQFTWGYSLNKVELVTSSSITSTFAGRDEGGKGQYGTFGKDWRLYYSLIAFYGIISGYRAKYTNLSEEDVKLLDKALIEAIPQMASTRSKIGQKPRFLLRIEYDRPYFLGDLRNKIKLNKDENLRDIQDFELDLSLLKDLLIQNLEKIEKIYIYEDSELKIKDGKFSDQLKEKFKENIVNLSI; encoded by the coding sequence ATGGGAATCTATTTAAAAAACTCTGAAATATTATTTCTTTATGATGCTAAATTAACGAATCCTAATGGAGATCCTGATGATGAAAATAAACCCAGAATGGACTATGAAAAAGAAATAAACTTAGTAAGCGATGTAAGACTTAAAAGATACATTAGAGATTATTTGGAAAGTCAAGGTTATGAAATTTTCGTAGCAAAGGTAGATGGCGAAACTGTTGACGCCACAGAAAGATTAAAAAAACTTTTCCAAAAAGAAGGAAAAAATGTAAATTTAAACAAAATGACAAAAGAAGATATAAATTTCTTACTTTCTAAATTAATCGATGTAAGACTTTTTGGTGCTACTATGCCCATAAAAGCAGGAGAAGAGGAGAAAGGAGCAAGTTCTACTTTTACAGGACCCATTCAGTTTACTTGGGGATATTCCCTTAATAAAGTAGAACTCGTAACTTCAAGTTCTATAACTTCTACTTTTGCAGGGAGAGATGAGGGAGGAAAAGGTCAATACGGAACTTTTGGAAAAGACTGGAGATTATATTATTCTTTAATTGCCTTTTATGGGATCATAAGTGGCTATAGAGCAAAATACACAAATCTTTCTGAAGAGGATGTAAAACTTCTTGATAAAGCATTAATTGAAGCAATTCCTCAAATGGCATCTACAAGAAGTAAAATAGGACAAAAGCCTAGATTTCTACTGAGAATCGAATATGACAGACCTTACTTTTTAGGAGATTTAAGAAATAAAATTAAATTAAATAAAGATGAGAATTTAAGAGATATTCAAGATTTTGAATTAGATTTATCTTTGCTTAAAGATCTTTTGATTCAAAATTTAGAAAAGATTGAAAAAATATACATCTATGAAGATTCAGAATTGAAAATAAAAGATGGTAAATTTTCAGATCAATTAAAGGAAAAATTTAAAGAAAATATTGTAAATCTATCAATATAG
- the cas5b gene encoding type I-B CRISPR-associated protein Cas5b, with amino-acid sequence MRILVFDFYGKMAHFRKFYTNSSSLSYYFPPRTTIIGLIAGLLGYERDTYYELFSPENTKITLSIRSPLRKIIQMINYVWADDVKYLNASKGQHTQVPFEIIFPQNIKENVCYRIFFFHRNEDILNALEEKIKNYTFCFPPYLGVTEFVGNIEFVGKGSMEKNEENRVILDSIISVDYIKNRTINLETYPGAQYIKEKMPFSFDKYRMLKDPPREYIGEIKTSKIVLRGKIDYYKIKINESTIYNVVFMED; translated from the coding sequence ATGAGAATTTTGGTTTTCGATTTTTATGGAAAAATGGCTCATTTTAGAAAGTTTTATACAAACTCTTCTTCACTATCTTATTATTTTCCACCTCGCACAACCATAATAGGGCTTATTGCAGGTCTTCTTGGCTATGAAAGAGATACTTATTATGAGCTTTTTTCTCCAGAAAATACAAAAATTACATTATCCATTCGATCTCCTTTAAGAAAGATTATACAAATGATTAACTATGTGTGGGCAGATGATGTTAAGTATCTAAATGCGAGTAAAGGGCAACATACTCAAGTTCCCTTTGAAATTATTTTTCCTCAGAACATAAAAGAAAACGTATGTTATAGAATATTCTTTTTTCACAGAAATGAAGATATCTTAAATGCTTTAGAAGAAAAGATTAAAAATTATACTTTTTGCTTTCCTCCTTATCTTGGAGTTACCGAATTTGTTGGTAATATAGAATTTGTTGGAAAAGGATCTATGGAAAAAAATGAAGAAAATCGGGTAATTTTAGACTCTATCATCAGTGTTGATTATATAAAAAACAGGACAATCAATTTAGAAACCTATCCAGGTGCACAATACATTAAAGAAAAGATGCCTTTCTCATTTGATAAATACAGAATGCTAAAAGATCCACCAAGAGAATATATTGGAGAAATAAAAACAAGTAAGATAGTACTAAGAGGAAAAATTGATTATTATAAAATTAAAATCAATGAATCAACGATTTATAATGTAGTTTTTATGGAGGACTAA